The Streptomyces sp. NBC_00435 nucleotide sequence TGGACGTCCGGGGCCTAGACCACCTGGTCACCTCGCCCGAGGGCAGTTCCCCGCTGCCGCGGCCCATGAGTAAGGCGTCACCCAGGCCGACACTCTAGTGGGTCACTGTCGTGCGGGGCCGTGGCCCCTATCCTGAAAGGCGGCAGGAAGGAGCCGTTGATGAACGTCAACGCGGTCATGCACACCGAGTTCCCCGCTGGGCACGTGGTCTTCTTCGGCACCGACGGGAAGGTGATCATGACTCCGCAGAGCTTCGAGCACTCCAGCACGATCAAGTCGATGCAGATCGACTCGCTCTCGCTCGGCCGGCACGCGAAGACCGCCTCCGACGTGTACCTGGACTTCCCAGCCGATGAGAACTCGGCCCCGGACTTCGCGATCCTGCGGGAGGACGCGCAGCGACAGGGCAAGCGCTACAGCTTCGAGGACGTGCTGCTGATCGCCGAGGTGGTCTCGGTCTCCTCCGCGCGC carries:
- a CDS encoding Uma2 family endonuclease, with amino-acid sequence MNVNAVMHTEFPAGHVVFFGTDGKVIMTPQSFEHSSTIKSMQIDSLSLGRHAKTASDVYLDFPADENSAPDFAILREDAQRQGKRYSFEDVLLIAEVVSVSSARKDYDDCTAKYGRYGIPVYVVVDPYAGEVVVHTQPTGSGYIAAHTHKYGSGKLPIELADGRTYTLDLDELPRPESDAR